GAGGAGCGATACGGATGACAAAAAAAGTCTTGGCTGCGCTGGGGCTTGCCATATGGATGACCCTGGTATTTGCTTTTCCAGTGGTGACCCTGGCGGCAGAAAGTCAGGAGACGAGTTACACTGGGACGGAGGCGGATAAACCATTTGCGGAAGTAGAGACTTCCGGGGAGATGGGCGTGTCCGGAAAAGTAGATTTGTCTGAAGAGATAGATTTATCTGAAGTCAGAGAATTTTTGAATCAACTGGACCGCGATGTTCAGGACGCTCTGCCTGATTTTTCTTTAACAGAGATCTTTGAAAGCATTAAAAACGGCGAGGTTAATTTTAGTCTGCAGGGCATCGGCAGCAGTATTGTCAAGGCTCTGCTAAAACAGGTAGTCACCAACGCGCCTTTGATTGCAAAGCTGCTGGTACTCGCTGTGATCTGCGCAATCATCAATCAACTGCAGTCTGCTTTTACAGGTGAAGTAAGCAGGATAGCCCGAATGCTCGTATATCTTGTTCTGTTGGCGCTTGCGATGACATCTTTTCGTATTGCGCTGAATGTTGGCAATGCGTCCATTGACAATATGGTTTCTTTTATGCAGATCATCCTCCCGGCCATGTATACTGTCCTGCTGACCATGGGCAGTCTGACCAGCGCAGCCTTGTTTAAACCGATGGTCATCGGCAGTCTGATCTTTTTGGCTACGGTAATCAAAAACATTGTGTTGCCGCTTTTTTTCCTGAGCATTATCCTGAGGCTGTTCAATAACATTTCCGAACAGTTCAAGCTCAGTAAATTAGCCTCTCTGCTGGAGTTCGGAGGTAAACTCAGTATTGGTATCGTCATGACGGTTTTTATCGGCATTATGTCGGTACAAGGCGTAACAGGGGGCGTAGCCGACGGGGTCACGCTGAGGACGGTAAAATATGCAGCAGATTTGATCCCGGTTGCCGGCAAATTTTTCAAAGACGCTGTTGAGATCGTGGCAAGCTCAGGTCTCTTGCTTAAGAACGCGCTGGGGATCGTAGCAATGATTGCGATAATCATCATTACTTTTCTGCCGGCGATTAAGATTATCGCGATGATGTTTACTTTTAAACTGGCTGCGGCGCTGGTCGAACCTCTGGGAGAAAAAGAACTTGCGGATAGTCTTCAGGACATGTCCAAAGGCTTATTATATATTTTTGTAACCGTTACATCCGTCGGTATCATGTTTTTTATGACGATTGTGATCATTGTCGGGACTGGAAATTTGGCGGTAATGCTTCGCTGATTTTGAGGTGTGTGAAAATGGAAGGATTAAAGACGCTGATCCGCAATTTGGCTTTCATTCTATTGCTGGCCTCCTTTCTCGAGATGCTTCTGCCGAATAAATCCATGCGGGGATTTGTGCAGATGGTCATGGGGCTGTTTGTGATTGCGGCAA
The DNA window shown above is from Dehalobacter sp. and carries:
- the spoIIIAE gene encoding stage III sporulation protein AE, translating into MTKKVLAALGLAIWMTLVFAFPVVTLAAESQETSYTGTEADKPFAEVETSGEMGVSGKVDLSEEIDLSEVREFLNQLDRDVQDALPDFSLTEIFESIKNGEVNFSLQGIGSSIVKALLKQVVTNAPLIAKLLVLAVICAIINQLQSAFTGEVSRIARMLVYLVLLALAMTSFRIALNVGNASIDNMVSFMQIILPAMYTVLLTMGSLTSAALFKPMVIGSLIFLATVIKNIVLPLFFLSIILRLFNNISEQFKLSKLASLLEFGGKLSIGIVMTVFIGIMSVQGVTGGVADGVTLRTVKYAADLIPVAGKFFKDAVEIVASSGLLLKNALGIVAMIAIIIITFLPAIKIIAMMFTFKLAAALVEPLGEKELADSLQDMSKGLLYIFVTVTSVGIMFFMTIVIIVGTGNLAVMLR